The Larus michahellis chromosome 12, bLarMic1.1, whole genome shotgun sequence genome contains a region encoding:
- the TPX2 gene encoding targeting protein for Xklp2 isoform X3, translated as MSHPESRYSFDVPNPCINFATLSDDDVHNPDSWFDQKANLENVPPAENLAKVSQNSPAFSKSDIVLSSVTSQGVTMSESHDEEDGEAEGMQTDVVPQNIVGSLETWRAAAPAEASQRGGRRQATKQRKTQQRKQPTRIKAERNANALVNTEEVPPLKKMRISSSREKLTEVSTKREPLENPDLSPGRGKNKLTVPSKPTMLKRTNVSGKLKSTEEQELEKMQQLQREVMELRKRNEESLKAAIAGAGQPVKRAVGQVTKPVDFHFCTESRIKQHVESQPGNEYKELDFAAVLRKHPPSPGRMPKGPTVPKPFNLSQGNKRKLEETTSEYVSLAEQVEAFQKRTPSRYHLRSRKSDEGPVPGKVVKARITNPKTPVLLTKQRFRPATCKTTAELEAEELEKIQQYKFKARELDHKIFEGGPLLPKKPPVKELTQPIGFELEIEKRIQERESKKQQEEEHFEFHSRPCPTKILEDIVGVPEKKALPVTVPKSPVFTLKSRTRASGRDEEKEKEVVPVIKANPMPHYGVPFKPKMPEQRHVEVCPFSFDARDRERQIQKEKKIEEMQKEEVPKFKALPLPYFDHVKLPEKKVKNPTQPEPFNLQVDERGAAKLQSWKQQLKEDLKRQKEAACFKARPNTVVYQEPFVPKRENTLLSESLSGSIVPESFELATEKRAKERQEFEKRLAHIEAMKERHQEQFRQQQEEREKEEVAKLRQELVHKANPIRKYRSVEVKPSDQPLTMPKSPNFSDRFRC; from the exons ATGTCTCACCCAGAATCTCGCTATTCCTTTGATGTCCCAAACCCTTGCATCAACTTTGCGACTCTGAGTGATGATGACGTACACAATCCAGACTCGTGGTTTG ACCAAAAAGCCAATCTGGAGAATGTCCCTCCTGCAGAAAATCTGGCAAAGGTCTCGCAGAACAGCCCTGCTTTTTCAAAGTCTGATATTGTTCTGTCTTCTGTCACATCACAAGGAGTAACAATGA GTGAAAGCCATGATGAAGAGGATGGAGAAGCAGAAGGCATGCAGACCGATGTGGTTCCTCAGAATATTGTTGGATCTCTGGAgacctggagagctgctgctcctgcagaagCCTCTCAAAG AGGGGGCAGAAGACAGgctacaaagcagagaaaaacacagcaaCGCAAACAGCCAACTAGAATCAAAGCGGAGAGAAATGCTAATGCCTTGGTTAATACAGAAGAGGTTCCACCcctgaaaaaaatgagaat TTCTAGCAGCAGAGAGAAGCTGACAGAAGTATCCACGAAGAGAGAGCCCCTGGAGAATCCTGACCTCTCCCcggggagagggaaaaacaaactGACCGTGCCCTCCAAGCCAACAATGTTAAA GAGGACCAATGTTTCTGGCAAGCTGAAGAGTacagaggagcaggagctggagaagatGCAGCAGTTGCAGCGGGAGGTTATGGAGCTGCGGAAGAGGAACGAGGAGTCTCTGAAAGCAGCTATTGCTGGAGCAG gacAACCCGTGAAGAGAGCTGTCGGTCAAGTAACAAAGCCAGTTGACTTCCACTTCTGCACAGAGAGTAGAATTAAACAACATGTGGAAAGTCAGCCTGGGAATGAGTACAAGGAATTGGATTTTGCAGCGGTACTGAGAAAGCATCCTCCCTCTCCG GGGCGAATGCCGAAGGGACCCACTGTCCCCAAACCTTTCAACCTGTCccagggaaacaaaagaaaactcgAAGAAACCACATCAGAATATGTGTCCCTTGCTGAGCAGGTAGAAGCATTCCAAAAGCGCACACCCTCTCGTTACCATTTGAGGAGCAGGAAATCTGATGAAG GCCCAGTTCCAGGAAAGGTTGTGAAGGCTCGGATTACAAACCCTAAAACGCCAGTGCTTCTAACAAAGCAGCGCTTCAGACCTGCCACCTGCAAAACTACAGCAGAGTTAGAAGCAGAGGAATTGGAGAAAATTCAACA GTACAAATTCAAAGCACGAGAACTCGATCACAAGATCTTTGAGGGTGGACCACTCCTGCCCAAGAAGCCCCCTGTGAAGGAACTCACGCAACCTATTGGCTTTGAGTTGGAAATAGAAAAAAGGATTCAGGAGCGTGAGAgtaagaagcagcaggaggaagagcacTTTGAATTCCATTCCAGACCATGTCCAACAAAAATCTTGGAGGACATTGTG GGTGTTCCAGAGAAGAAAGCGCTGCCTGTTACAGTCCCCAAGTCCCCAGTCTTCACCTTGAAAAGCAGAACCCGAGCGTCTGGCAGAGATGAAGAAAAG GAAAAAGAGGTGGTCCCTGTGATCAAAGCTAACCCGATGCCACATTATGGAGTGCCCTTCAAACCTAAAATGCCAGAGCAGAGGCATGTGGAGGTTTGCCCCTTCTCTTTCGATGCTCGTGACAGAGAGCGGCaaatacaaaaagagaaaaaaatagaagaaatgcaGAAGGAAGAG GTGCCAAAGTTCAAAGCGCTACCTCTACCTTACTTTGACCACGTTAAGCTGCCAGAAAAGAAGGTCAAAAACCCAACTCAGCCTGAGCCGTTCAATCTGCAGGTTGATGAACGGGGAGCTGCcaagctgcagagctggaaacagCAG CTTAAAGAAGAcctgaaaaggcagaaagaggcAGCATGTTTCAAAGCTCGTCCCAACACGGTGGTGTACCAGGAGCCTTTTGTGCCTAAGAGGGAAAATACGCTGTTATCAG AGAGCCTTTCTGGTTCCATAGTTCCTGAAAGCTTTGAGCTGGCAACAGAAAAAAGAGCTAAAGAGCGGCAAGAATTTGAAAAGCGATTGGCACATATAGAAGCCATGAAGGAGAGGCATCAGGAGCAGTTCAGACAGCAACAAGAGGAGCGTGAAAAGGAAGAAGTTGCTAAGCTAAGACAAGAACTG gTTCACAAGGCAAACCCAATACGCAAATACCGCAGCGTAGAAGTGAAGCCCAGTGATCAGCCACTGACTATGCCGAAGTCTCCCAACTTCTCGGATAGATTCCGGTGCTGA
- the TPX2 gene encoding targeting protein for Xklp2 isoform X4 gives MSHPESRYSFDVPNPCINFATLSDDDVHNPDSWFDQKANLENVPPAENLAKVSQNSPAFSKSDIVLSSVTSQGVTMSESHDEEDGEAEGMQTDVVPQNIVGSLETWRAAAPAEASQRGGRRQATKQRKTQQRKQPTRIKAERNANALVNTEEVPPLKKMRISSSREKLTEVSTKREPLENPDLSPGRGKNKLTVPSKPTMLKRTNVSGKLKSTEEQELEKMQQLQREVMELRKRNEESLKAAIAGAGQPVKRAVGQVTKPVDFHFCTESRIKQHVESQPGNEYKELDFAAVLRKHPPSPGRMPKGPTVPKPFNLSQGNKRKLEETTSEYVSLAEQVEAFQKRTPSRYHLRSRKSDEGPVPGKVVKARITNPKTPVLLTKQRFRPATCKTTAELEAEELEKIQQYKFKARELDHKIFEGGPLLPKKPPVKELTQPIGFELEIEKRIQERESKKQQEEEHFEFHSRPCPTKILEDIVGVPEKKALPVTVPKSPVFTLKSRTRASGRDEEKEKEVVPVIKANPMPHYGVPFKPKMPEQRHVEVCPFSFDARDRERQIQKEKKIEEMQKEEVPKFKALPLPYFDHVKLPEKKVKNPTQPEPFNLQVDERGAAKLQSWKQQLKEDLKRQKEAACFKARPNTVVYQEPFVPKRENTLLSVPESFELATEKRAKERQEFEKRLAHIEAMKERHQEQFRQQQEEREKEEVAKLRQELVHKANPIRKYRSVEVKPSDQPLTMPKSPNFSDRFRC, from the exons ATGTCTCACCCAGAATCTCGCTATTCCTTTGATGTCCCAAACCCTTGCATCAACTTTGCGACTCTGAGTGATGATGACGTACACAATCCAGACTCGTGGTTTG ACCAAAAAGCCAATCTGGAGAATGTCCCTCCTGCAGAAAATCTGGCAAAGGTCTCGCAGAACAGCCCTGCTTTTTCAAAGTCTGATATTGTTCTGTCTTCTGTCACATCACAAGGAGTAACAATGA GTGAAAGCCATGATGAAGAGGATGGAGAAGCAGAAGGCATGCAGACCGATGTGGTTCCTCAGAATATTGTTGGATCTCTGGAgacctggagagctgctgctcctgcagaagCCTCTCAAAG AGGGGGCAGAAGACAGgctacaaagcagagaaaaacacagcaaCGCAAACAGCCAACTAGAATCAAAGCGGAGAGAAATGCTAATGCCTTGGTTAATACAGAAGAGGTTCCACCcctgaaaaaaatgagaat TTCTAGCAGCAGAGAGAAGCTGACAGAAGTATCCACGAAGAGAGAGCCCCTGGAGAATCCTGACCTCTCCCcggggagagggaaaaacaaactGACCGTGCCCTCCAAGCCAACAATGTTAAA GAGGACCAATGTTTCTGGCAAGCTGAAGAGTacagaggagcaggagctggagaagatGCAGCAGTTGCAGCGGGAGGTTATGGAGCTGCGGAAGAGGAACGAGGAGTCTCTGAAAGCAGCTATTGCTGGAGCAG gacAACCCGTGAAGAGAGCTGTCGGTCAAGTAACAAAGCCAGTTGACTTCCACTTCTGCACAGAGAGTAGAATTAAACAACATGTGGAAAGTCAGCCTGGGAATGAGTACAAGGAATTGGATTTTGCAGCGGTACTGAGAAAGCATCCTCCCTCTCCG GGGCGAATGCCGAAGGGACCCACTGTCCCCAAACCTTTCAACCTGTCccagggaaacaaaagaaaactcgAAGAAACCACATCAGAATATGTGTCCCTTGCTGAGCAGGTAGAAGCATTCCAAAAGCGCACACCCTCTCGTTACCATTTGAGGAGCAGGAAATCTGATGAAG GCCCAGTTCCAGGAAAGGTTGTGAAGGCTCGGATTACAAACCCTAAAACGCCAGTGCTTCTAACAAAGCAGCGCTTCAGACCTGCCACCTGCAAAACTACAGCAGAGTTAGAAGCAGAGGAATTGGAGAAAATTCAACA GTACAAATTCAAAGCACGAGAACTCGATCACAAGATCTTTGAGGGTGGACCACTCCTGCCCAAGAAGCCCCCTGTGAAGGAACTCACGCAACCTATTGGCTTTGAGTTGGAAATAGAAAAAAGGATTCAGGAGCGTGAGAgtaagaagcagcaggaggaagagcacTTTGAATTCCATTCCAGACCATGTCCAACAAAAATCTTGGAGGACATTGTG GGTGTTCCAGAGAAGAAAGCGCTGCCTGTTACAGTCCCCAAGTCCCCAGTCTTCACCTTGAAAAGCAGAACCCGAGCGTCTGGCAGAGATGAAGAAAAG GAAAAAGAGGTGGTCCCTGTGATCAAAGCTAACCCGATGCCACATTATGGAGTGCCCTTCAAACCTAAAATGCCAGAGCAGAGGCATGTGGAGGTTTGCCCCTTCTCTTTCGATGCTCGTGACAGAGAGCGGCaaatacaaaaagagaaaaaaatagaagaaatgcaGAAGGAAGAG GTGCCAAAGTTCAAAGCGCTACCTCTACCTTACTTTGACCACGTTAAGCTGCCAGAAAAGAAGGTCAAAAACCCAACTCAGCCTGAGCCGTTCAATCTGCAGGTTGATGAACGGGGAGCTGCcaagctgcagagctggaaacagCAG CTTAAAGAAGAcctgaaaaggcagaaagaggcAGCATGTTTCAAAGCTCGTCCCAACACGGTGGTGTACCAGGAGCCTTTTGTGCCTAAGAGGGAAAATACGCTGTTATCAG TTCCTGAAAGCTTTGAGCTGGCAACAGAAAAAAGAGCTAAAGAGCGGCAAGAATTTGAAAAGCGATTGGCACATATAGAAGCCATGAAGGAGAGGCATCAGGAGCAGTTCAGACAGCAACAAGAGGAGCGTGAAAAGGAAGAAGTTGCTAAGCTAAGACAAGAACTG gTTCACAAGGCAAACCCAATACGCAAATACCGCAGCGTAGAAGTGAAGCCCAGTGATCAGCCACTGACTATGCCGAAGTCTCCCAACTTCTCGGATAGATTCCGGTGCTGA
- the TPX2 gene encoding targeting protein for Xklp2 isoform X1 has protein sequence MSHPESRYSFDVPNPCINFATLSDDDVHNPDSWFDQKANLENVPPAENLAKVSQNSPAFSKSDIVLSSVTSQGVTMSESHDEEDGEAEGMQTDVVPQNIVGSLETWRAAAPAEASQRGGRRQATKQRKTQQRKQPTRIKAERNANALVNTEEVPPLKKMRILRVPGKTRGAIPGPVVSSSSREKLTEVSTKREPLENPDLSPGRGKNKLTVPSKPTMLKRTNVSGKLKSTEEQELEKMQQLQREVMELRKRNEESLKAAIAGAGQPVKRAVGQVTKPVDFHFCTESRIKQHVESQPGNEYKELDFAAVLRKHPPSPGRMPKGPTVPKPFNLSQGNKRKLEETTSEYVSLAEQVEAFQKRTPSRYHLRSRKSDEGPVPGKVVKARITNPKTPVLLTKQRFRPATCKTTAELEAEELEKIQQYKFKARELDHKIFEGGPLLPKKPPVKELTQPIGFELEIEKRIQERESKKQQEEEHFEFHSRPCPTKILEDIVGVPEKKALPVTVPKSPVFTLKSRTRASGRDEEKEKEVVPVIKANPMPHYGVPFKPKMPEQRHVEVCPFSFDARDRERQIQKEKKIEEMQKEEVPKFKALPLPYFDHVKLPEKKVKNPTQPEPFNLQVDERGAAKLQSWKQQLKEDLKRQKEAACFKARPNTVVYQEPFVPKRENTLLSESLSGSIVPESFELATEKRAKERQEFEKRLAHIEAMKERHQEQFRQQQEEREKEEVAKLRQELVHKANPIRKYRSVEVKPSDQPLTMPKSPNFSDRFRC, from the exons ATGTCTCACCCAGAATCTCGCTATTCCTTTGATGTCCCAAACCCTTGCATCAACTTTGCGACTCTGAGTGATGATGACGTACACAATCCAGACTCGTGGTTTG ACCAAAAAGCCAATCTGGAGAATGTCCCTCCTGCAGAAAATCTGGCAAAGGTCTCGCAGAACAGCCCTGCTTTTTCAAAGTCTGATATTGTTCTGTCTTCTGTCACATCACAAGGAGTAACAATGA GTGAAAGCCATGATGAAGAGGATGGAGAAGCAGAAGGCATGCAGACCGATGTGGTTCCTCAGAATATTGTTGGATCTCTGGAgacctggagagctgctgctcctgcagaagCCTCTCAAAG AGGGGGCAGAAGACAGgctacaaagcagagaaaaacacagcaaCGCAAACAGCCAACTAGAATCAAAGCGGAGAGAAATGCTAATGCCTTGGTTAATACAGAAGAGGTTCCACCcctgaaaaaaatgagaat CCTTAGAGTACCAGGGAAAACTAGAGGAGCTATACCTGGGCCTGTGGTGAG TTCTAGCAGCAGAGAGAAGCTGACAGAAGTATCCACGAAGAGAGAGCCCCTGGAGAATCCTGACCTCTCCCcggggagagggaaaaacaaactGACCGTGCCCTCCAAGCCAACAATGTTAAA GAGGACCAATGTTTCTGGCAAGCTGAAGAGTacagaggagcaggagctggagaagatGCAGCAGTTGCAGCGGGAGGTTATGGAGCTGCGGAAGAGGAACGAGGAGTCTCTGAAAGCAGCTATTGCTGGAGCAG gacAACCCGTGAAGAGAGCTGTCGGTCAAGTAACAAAGCCAGTTGACTTCCACTTCTGCACAGAGAGTAGAATTAAACAACATGTGGAAAGTCAGCCTGGGAATGAGTACAAGGAATTGGATTTTGCAGCGGTACTGAGAAAGCATCCTCCCTCTCCG GGGCGAATGCCGAAGGGACCCACTGTCCCCAAACCTTTCAACCTGTCccagggaaacaaaagaaaactcgAAGAAACCACATCAGAATATGTGTCCCTTGCTGAGCAGGTAGAAGCATTCCAAAAGCGCACACCCTCTCGTTACCATTTGAGGAGCAGGAAATCTGATGAAG GCCCAGTTCCAGGAAAGGTTGTGAAGGCTCGGATTACAAACCCTAAAACGCCAGTGCTTCTAACAAAGCAGCGCTTCAGACCTGCCACCTGCAAAACTACAGCAGAGTTAGAAGCAGAGGAATTGGAGAAAATTCAACA GTACAAATTCAAAGCACGAGAACTCGATCACAAGATCTTTGAGGGTGGACCACTCCTGCCCAAGAAGCCCCCTGTGAAGGAACTCACGCAACCTATTGGCTTTGAGTTGGAAATAGAAAAAAGGATTCAGGAGCGTGAGAgtaagaagcagcaggaggaagagcacTTTGAATTCCATTCCAGACCATGTCCAACAAAAATCTTGGAGGACATTGTG GGTGTTCCAGAGAAGAAAGCGCTGCCTGTTACAGTCCCCAAGTCCCCAGTCTTCACCTTGAAAAGCAGAACCCGAGCGTCTGGCAGAGATGAAGAAAAG GAAAAAGAGGTGGTCCCTGTGATCAAAGCTAACCCGATGCCACATTATGGAGTGCCCTTCAAACCTAAAATGCCAGAGCAGAGGCATGTGGAGGTTTGCCCCTTCTCTTTCGATGCTCGTGACAGAGAGCGGCaaatacaaaaagagaaaaaaatagaagaaatgcaGAAGGAAGAG GTGCCAAAGTTCAAAGCGCTACCTCTACCTTACTTTGACCACGTTAAGCTGCCAGAAAAGAAGGTCAAAAACCCAACTCAGCCTGAGCCGTTCAATCTGCAGGTTGATGAACGGGGAGCTGCcaagctgcagagctggaaacagCAG CTTAAAGAAGAcctgaaaaggcagaaagaggcAGCATGTTTCAAAGCTCGTCCCAACACGGTGGTGTACCAGGAGCCTTTTGTGCCTAAGAGGGAAAATACGCTGTTATCAG AGAGCCTTTCTGGTTCCATAGTTCCTGAAAGCTTTGAGCTGGCAACAGAAAAAAGAGCTAAAGAGCGGCAAGAATTTGAAAAGCGATTGGCACATATAGAAGCCATGAAGGAGAGGCATCAGGAGCAGTTCAGACAGCAACAAGAGGAGCGTGAAAAGGAAGAAGTTGCTAAGCTAAGACAAGAACTG gTTCACAAGGCAAACCCAATACGCAAATACCGCAGCGTAGAAGTGAAGCCCAGTGATCAGCCACTGACTATGCCGAAGTCTCCCAACTTCTCGGATAGATTCCGGTGCTGA
- the TPX2 gene encoding targeting protein for Xklp2 isoform X2: MSHPESRYSFDVPNPCINFATLSDDDVHNPDSWFDQKANLENVPPAENLAKVSQNSPAFSKSDIVLSSVTSQGVTMSESHDEEDGEAEGMQTDVVPQNIVGSLETWRAAAPAEASQRGGRRQATKQRKTQQRKQPTRIKAERNANALVNTEEVPPLKKMRILRVPGKTRGAIPGPVVSSSSREKLTEVSTKREPLENPDLSPGRGKNKLTVPSKPTMLKRTNVSGKLKSTEEQELEKMQQLQREVMELRKRNEESLKAAIAGAGQPVKRAVGQVTKPVDFHFCTESRIKQHVESQPGNEYKELDFAAVLRKHPPSPGRMPKGPTVPKPFNLSQGNKRKLEETTSEYVSLAEQVEAFQKRTPSRYHLRSRKSDEGPVPGKVVKARITNPKTPVLLTKQRFRPATCKTTAELEAEELEKIQQYKFKARELDHKIFEGGPLLPKKPPVKELTQPIGFELEIEKRIQERESKKQQEEEHFEFHSRPCPTKILEDIVGVPEKKALPVTVPKSPVFTLKSRTRASGRDEEKEKEVVPVIKANPMPHYGVPFKPKMPEQRHVEVCPFSFDARDRERQIQKEKKIEEMQKEEVPKFKALPLPYFDHVKLPEKKVKNPTQPEPFNLQVDERGAAKLQSWKQQLKEDLKRQKEAACFKARPNTVVYQEPFVPKRENTLLSVPESFELATEKRAKERQEFEKRLAHIEAMKERHQEQFRQQQEEREKEEVAKLRQELVHKANPIRKYRSVEVKPSDQPLTMPKSPNFSDRFRC; the protein is encoded by the exons ATGTCTCACCCAGAATCTCGCTATTCCTTTGATGTCCCAAACCCTTGCATCAACTTTGCGACTCTGAGTGATGATGACGTACACAATCCAGACTCGTGGTTTG ACCAAAAAGCCAATCTGGAGAATGTCCCTCCTGCAGAAAATCTGGCAAAGGTCTCGCAGAACAGCCCTGCTTTTTCAAAGTCTGATATTGTTCTGTCTTCTGTCACATCACAAGGAGTAACAATGA GTGAAAGCCATGATGAAGAGGATGGAGAAGCAGAAGGCATGCAGACCGATGTGGTTCCTCAGAATATTGTTGGATCTCTGGAgacctggagagctgctgctcctgcagaagCCTCTCAAAG AGGGGGCAGAAGACAGgctacaaagcagagaaaaacacagcaaCGCAAACAGCCAACTAGAATCAAAGCGGAGAGAAATGCTAATGCCTTGGTTAATACAGAAGAGGTTCCACCcctgaaaaaaatgagaat CCTTAGAGTACCAGGGAAAACTAGAGGAGCTATACCTGGGCCTGTGGTGAG TTCTAGCAGCAGAGAGAAGCTGACAGAAGTATCCACGAAGAGAGAGCCCCTGGAGAATCCTGACCTCTCCCcggggagagggaaaaacaaactGACCGTGCCCTCCAAGCCAACAATGTTAAA GAGGACCAATGTTTCTGGCAAGCTGAAGAGTacagaggagcaggagctggagaagatGCAGCAGTTGCAGCGGGAGGTTATGGAGCTGCGGAAGAGGAACGAGGAGTCTCTGAAAGCAGCTATTGCTGGAGCAG gacAACCCGTGAAGAGAGCTGTCGGTCAAGTAACAAAGCCAGTTGACTTCCACTTCTGCACAGAGAGTAGAATTAAACAACATGTGGAAAGTCAGCCTGGGAATGAGTACAAGGAATTGGATTTTGCAGCGGTACTGAGAAAGCATCCTCCCTCTCCG GGGCGAATGCCGAAGGGACCCACTGTCCCCAAACCTTTCAACCTGTCccagggaaacaaaagaaaactcgAAGAAACCACATCAGAATATGTGTCCCTTGCTGAGCAGGTAGAAGCATTCCAAAAGCGCACACCCTCTCGTTACCATTTGAGGAGCAGGAAATCTGATGAAG GCCCAGTTCCAGGAAAGGTTGTGAAGGCTCGGATTACAAACCCTAAAACGCCAGTGCTTCTAACAAAGCAGCGCTTCAGACCTGCCACCTGCAAAACTACAGCAGAGTTAGAAGCAGAGGAATTGGAGAAAATTCAACA GTACAAATTCAAAGCACGAGAACTCGATCACAAGATCTTTGAGGGTGGACCACTCCTGCCCAAGAAGCCCCCTGTGAAGGAACTCACGCAACCTATTGGCTTTGAGTTGGAAATAGAAAAAAGGATTCAGGAGCGTGAGAgtaagaagcagcaggaggaagagcacTTTGAATTCCATTCCAGACCATGTCCAACAAAAATCTTGGAGGACATTGTG GGTGTTCCAGAGAAGAAAGCGCTGCCTGTTACAGTCCCCAAGTCCCCAGTCTTCACCTTGAAAAGCAGAACCCGAGCGTCTGGCAGAGATGAAGAAAAG GAAAAAGAGGTGGTCCCTGTGATCAAAGCTAACCCGATGCCACATTATGGAGTGCCCTTCAAACCTAAAATGCCAGAGCAGAGGCATGTGGAGGTTTGCCCCTTCTCTTTCGATGCTCGTGACAGAGAGCGGCaaatacaaaaagagaaaaaaatagaagaaatgcaGAAGGAAGAG GTGCCAAAGTTCAAAGCGCTACCTCTACCTTACTTTGACCACGTTAAGCTGCCAGAAAAGAAGGTCAAAAACCCAACTCAGCCTGAGCCGTTCAATCTGCAGGTTGATGAACGGGGAGCTGCcaagctgcagagctggaaacagCAG CTTAAAGAAGAcctgaaaaggcagaaagaggcAGCATGTTTCAAAGCTCGTCCCAACACGGTGGTGTACCAGGAGCCTTTTGTGCCTAAGAGGGAAAATACGCTGTTATCAG TTCCTGAAAGCTTTGAGCTGGCAACAGAAAAAAGAGCTAAAGAGCGGCAAGAATTTGAAAAGCGATTGGCACATATAGAAGCCATGAAGGAGAGGCATCAGGAGCAGTTCAGACAGCAACAAGAGGAGCGTGAAAAGGAAGAAGTTGCTAAGCTAAGACAAGAACTG gTTCACAAGGCAAACCCAATACGCAAATACCGCAGCGTAGAAGTGAAGCCCAGTGATCAGCCACTGACTATGCCGAAGTCTCCCAACTTCTCGGATAGATTCCGGTGCTGA